Within the Roseicitreum antarcticum genome, the region CGTGGCGCGCGAGGCGGCCCGGAACGACGCACCCAGATCGTCGAACTTGCCTCCGGTGACGAGGAACGCAACGCCAGCTGGGCCAACTCGCGCCGCCGCTTTGACGTGGCCTATGGCATCCGTCGCGCCGATGATCTGGCTTTGGTCGTCGCCTTCTTCGAGGCCCGCAACGGCCGCCTGCACGGGTTCCGCTACAAGGATTGGGCGGATTACAAATCCTGCATGCCGTCGCAAGCCGTGGCCCCGACGGACCAGCCGATCGGCACCGGCAACGGCGCTGTCACAACCTTCGCGCTCCTGAAACGCTACACCTCCGGCGCACAAAGCTGGACCCGCGCCATCGCCAAACCTGTCGCAGGCAGCGTTCGCCTTGCCCTGAACGGCGTCGAACAGATGACCGGCTGGAGCGTCGACACCGCCACCGGCAGCGTCACCTTCGCTGCCACCCCGGGTGCAGGCATCGCGATCACTGCGGGCTTCGAATTCGACGTGCCCGTCCGCTTCGACACCGACACACTTGATGTGACCCTCGATATCGAGCGGCTCGGCTCGATCACCTCCATCCCACTGCTGGAGATTCGCAGATGAAATCCCTCTCCCCTGCGCTGCAGGCCCATCTGGACGATGGCACAACCACCCTGTCTTGGTGCTGGCGGATTTCGCGGGCAGACGGTGTGGCGCTGGGCTTCACCGATCATGACCGCGCCCTCGGCTTTGACGGCACCGAGTTTGAGCCGGAAAGCGGGTTTGCGGCCTCAGAAATTCGGTCAGGTTCCGATCTGGCCGTCGATGCACAGGACGCGAGCGGCGTGCTGACCTCGGACAGGATCACCGAAACCGATATTGTCGACGGGCGCTGGGACAATGCGGCGGTCGAGCTGTGGCGGGTGAACTGGGCCGACACCAGCCAGCGAGTGCTGCTGCGCCGAGGGGGCGTGGGGCAAATCCGGCGCGGCCGCATGGCATTCGTGGCCGAGGTCCGGTCACTGGCGCATGTTCTGGGCCAGACCGTCGGGCGGACGTTTCAGGCGGGCTGTGATGCAGCGCTGGGCGATGCACGCTGTGGGATCAATCTGGAAAACGCTGTCTACAAGGGGTTCGGCGTGGTCACTGATCTGCTGCGCGACCGGGCGTTCATGGCGTCTGGTATGCCCGGCTTTAACGCTGGCTGGTTTACCTCTGGCACGGTCACCTGGACCAATGGTGCCAATGCTGGACGCATTACCGAAGTTCTGGCGCATGGATTGACCGATGCCATCGCCACCCTGACCCTGCTGGAAGCCCCGGTGCGCGCCATCGCCGAGGGAGACAGCTTCATCGCGCGGGCGGGCTGCGACAAGCGCATCGCCACCTGTGGGGCAAAGTTCGGCAATACTGCCAACTTCAGGGGCTTTCCCAACATCCCCGGCCAGGATGCCGTTCTGCGCTATGCCAGCCAGGATGGCGGCCATGAGGGGAACGTTCTTTGAGCGGTTCGCTGGAATGCCGCATTGATTGGAGCTTGCATCGGCCCACCGCTGCAATTGCGGCTATCGAAAGGGAAACCTTAGGTCTTTCCCGAAGGTCAGCCCTGAAATTTCGCAAACGGTACGAAGAGCCGACCTCAGTTGGTCTTTGCTTATGTTCTTGCTGATCCACCATCCGGATGCTGTCAGCTGTACTGGGAGATGAGGGCTGTAGGGATGGATGCCGCGCGGTTCCAGTGAGATAAGGCGGCGTCCACGCGTACGGATTCCGGCAAGCGAAACCAAGTTCTCCGGCGCAACATCGGCCATCATATCTACGACCCGGCCGAACAGGGCCGCTAAGGTATCAACGGAGAATCCAACCCCGAGAAACTCTGCGGCGTACTTCCCGCGCTCGTGGACGGCGACGCTGGTCGGCGGCGGGTCAAGCTGGGCCGTGTTCACAGTTCGAGCGCCCGCAAGGCTTTTCCCGAGCGCCGATGCAACATCGTCGTCAAGCGCAGACCGCAATGTCAGGATGGCTTCGACGACAGAGATAGGCACGGAAACGAGCACAGCTTGTGTCGCGGTTTCACACTTCATGATGCTCTCCCGCGATTCCTGCCATTTGCGCGAACTGGCTTTCGGTCGGAATGGTAAAGGGTGATGACGCTATAGCAATCGACGATGAGTTTGGTGCCCCGCAAACGTTCGAGCTGCTGGATCTCGTGCCGACGCCTCTCGATCTCGCGGGCTGCGTCCTTGTCGCTGAGAAAGAATGCGTCGTCGGCCACACGCGTCGCCACACTAAGCACTAGACTTACGTCCACGTTTCTAAAGCCGCGTTGCCGCATGCGTGTTTCGGCATGTTGAGTGAAGCGAAGGTCATGCATCGTTGTTCTCCTCCGCCTCATGGGAGTTAACCGCCGAACCTGAGATGTCGATGTCGCCAATCAGCGACATGAGCTCTTCCCGATCCTTCTTGCGCTTTGCGAGTTCATCTTCAGGAATTCGACTTATGATCCAAGCGACCCGCTCGACCTCATTGTCGTTGCCCAGCATATCGCCGGGAATGTCCTTCAACCGAACGTGCCCTCGCAAAAGTGCATACTCGGCATCGGGATCTTCACCCGTAAGTTCGTGGATCAGGTCAGCGCCGATCCGATACTCCGGCATGCCCTCGCTGGTCTTCCAGCTGGAGGTTGACCAGTCTCCTTCGAACGACACCGTCTTTGCGTCCATCTCGTTTGCGAAATTTTTGATGTAATCCGCAAAAGGGTTGTTCTGCGAAGGATCGTAGCCGAGGTCATACACGTCGTCCGGGACATCCTTGCCAAACAGATCGCGATTCTCGATGCATATCTTCTCGCAAGATGCGCCGTCTTCAGCGCGATAAGCAGAGTTCGCGAAAGAAAAATGGCCTCCACCAAGGGCCATAAGCGTTGCAGCCGCGTCCTCTATCTCCGCGACCCGCTCCCGCCGCCACGTGAGGCTTCCTTCAGCAAGCAATGCGGCGAACAGAGGCGCCATTACAATCTGCGAATGAATCGGAATGCCGTAGATGTGCTGAACCATGTTGAACGCCATGGCTGTCTCGGCATCGAGCATCATGCGTAGCGGCCGGTAGCCGAACTGTCGGAGAGATGCCTCGCGCTCTGCTTCGTCTGTGGGGGGCTTGGAAAGGACATCGAGGGTGACGCCAAGTGCTTTCGCCAAGCCTTCCGCAACGCGATCATTGGCCGCATAGGTGCCGTCCTTGGTGCTTTCGATCCGCTTAATCGTGGGCAAGCTAACCCTGTTCTTGCCTTTGGTAGCCTCGGCGAGCTGCTCCTGTGTCCAATGCTTTCGGTCCCGGTAGTACTTGAGCGCGTCTGGATGAATTGTCGTGGTCATGTCTAAGCCTCCTAGTGCCTGAAGCCAGTATGAGCCTTTTATGCTAGCATTTATAGCATCATCTTTGGATATCGATACCTTGGATTTGGCAATATTTGGATCGTTGTAGGTATAATTGTGAGACCGGAAGGATCGCCGTGATGATATGGAGCCGCACCAATGATGTTGGTTCAGGAGCTCATGATACTTCTGGGTATCAAGCTGAGACCTCAGTGCCCGAAGTAGAAATCATTGATCCCGCCCTCGTAATTGCCACCGCCCGCTCCTGGCTCGGCACGCCCTACCACGATCAAGCCAGCCTGCGCGGGGTCGGCTGCGATTGCCTCGGCCTCGCGCGCGGCGTCTGGCGCGACGTGGTCGGAGATGAACCTTTCCCGATCCCGCCCTACAGCCGGGATTGGGGCGAGACAGGGCCGAACGAGGTACTGGCGGAAGGCGCGCGGCGCATGATGCCCGAAGTTGCCGTAAGCGATGCCGGTCCCGGCGCGCTGGTCCTGTTTCGCATGGCTCCGCGCGCAATTGCCAAGCACGTCGGGATCCTGACTGGCTCCGACCATTTCATCCATGCCTATGAACGGCTGGGCGTCGTCGAGGAAATCCTGACCCCGGCATGGGCGCGCCGGATCGCGTTCGCCTTCCTGTTCCCACGCTCCAGCAACATCTGAGATTTTCACATGGCAACTTTGGTTCTCGGTGCCGTCGGCTCCGCGCTCGGTGCGGGATTCGGCGGTGCCATCCTCGGCTTTTCCGGCGCTGCCATCGGTGGCTTCATTGGATCGACCATCGGCTCAGTGGTTGATAGTTGGATCGTGTCGTCCCTGGCCCCCGCTCAGCGCATCGAAGGCGCGCGGCTCGACAGCCTGCGCATTACCTCCTCAACCGAGGGGGCGGTGATCCCGCGGCTTTATGGTCGCATGCGGATTGGTGGCAACATCATCTGGGCCACGGATTTTCGCGAGGAGACCAAGACCACCAGTCAGGGCGGCGGCAAAGGGATCGGGCCGAAGGTCAGAACGACCGAGTATCTCTACTCGGCGTCCTTCGCTGTGGCGCTCTGCGAGGGCGAGATCACCGGCATCGGGCGCGTCTGGGCCGATGGCAAGCCGATTGACATGTCCGGTGTCACCTGGCGCTGGTATCCCGGAGACGAGATGCAGGCTCCGGACCCGTTCATCAGCGCCAAGATGGGGGCATCCAATACCCCCGCTTATCGCGGCACTGCCTATGTGGTGTTCGAGGAATTGGACCTTAGCCCCTTCGGCAACCGGCTGCCGCAGATCAGCTTTGAGGTGTTCCGGCCACTGGCCGATGCTGACACCGCCGAGGGGATGGTCAAGGCTGTGACGCTAATCCCGGCCTCGGGCGAGTTCAGTTATGCCACCGTGCCCGTCAAGAAGACCAGCGGCGGCACGACCATCGGCTTTGGTCAAACCTCCGGCGGCACCACCGTGGCCGAGAACCTGAATGCGATCTCCGATACTGCTGACTTCGTGGTGGCACTGGACCGGCTGCAAGCGATGGCCCCGGCGGTGGAAAGTGTGTCGCTGGTGGTGGCGTGGTTCGGCGATGACCTGCGGACGGGGAACTGCAAGGTTCGGCCGGGTGTCGAGGTAGACACCAAGACCACGACGCCCTCGGCATGGTCGGTGAATGGGGTTTCGCGCGCGGATGCTTTTCTTGTCAGCCGAGATGCCGAGGATCGTCCGGTCTATGGCGGCACCCCGGCAGATTTCGCCGTGGTGCAGGCGATCCAGGAGATGAAAGCGCGCGGGCTGCGAGTGACCTTCTATCCGTTTCTGCTGATGGATGTGCCGAGCGGCAACACCCTGCCGAACCCCTTCTCTGACGACACAGCCACAACCGGCCAGCCTGCTTTCCCCTGGCGGGGAAGGATCACCTGCTCCCCTGCGGCGGGTTATGCTGGGACCGTGGACAAGACCGCCACCGCCGCCACGCAGGTCGCGGCGCTGTTCGGCGCGGCCAGCCCGGCGCAATTCGCGGTGTCGGGCGAGAGCGTCAGCTGGACCGGCCCGGCAGGCGAATGGTCGCTGCGTCGAATGATCCTGCACTACGCGCATCTGTGCAAAGCCGCTGGGGGCGTCGATGCCTTCCTGGTTGGGTCTGAGATGCCCGGCCTGACCACGATCCGCTCTGGTGCCAGCACCTATCCCGCCGTCACCGCCTTCAAATCCCTCGCGGCTGATGTACGTGCGATCCTCGGCGCGGGTTTGAGCCTCGGCTATGCCGCCGACTGGTCGGAATACTTCGGCCACCACCCTGCCGACGGCAGCGGCGATGTCTTCTTCCACCTTGACCCGCTCTGGTCGGACGCCAACATCAACCTCATCGGCATCGATAACTACATGCCGCTCTCGGACTGGCGCGACGGGTTTGATCACATTGATGCCGCGCTGGCCCCGGCGATCTACGACCGTGCCTACCTGCAATCAAACATCACCGGTGGCGAGGGGTTTGACTGGTTCTATGCCAACCCATCTGACAGGGCGACCCAAACCCGGACGCCGATCACGGACGGTGCGGCGGCAAAACCATGGGTGTTCCGTTTCAAGGATCTGCGCGCCTGGTGGCAAAACCCGCATTTCAACCGACCGGGTGGTGTGGAGAGCGGTGTGCCAACCGATTGGGTGCCGCAGTCAAAACCGATCTGGTTCACGGAACTGGGCTGCCCTGCGATTGACCGCGGTACCAATCAGCCGAACGTGTTCTTTGACCCAAAATCGTCGGAAAGCTCTACGCCCTACTTTTCGCGCGGCTGGCGGGATGATGCGATCCAGCGTGCCTATCTTGAGGCGACGTATCTGTTTTGGTCAACACCAGCCAACAATCCTACATCGTCTGTCTACCTCGCGCCGATGGTCCATGTGCCGGAATGCGCGGCCTGGACCTGGGACGCCCGGCCCTATCCGTTCTTTCCCGGCCTGACCGACGTCTGGACCGATGGGCCAAACTGGCGGCGCGGCCATTGGCTAACCGGACGGCTGGGCGCTGTTTCCCTCGCCGCACTGGTGCGCCACCTCTGCCTGCGTGCCGGAATGCCAGAAGATCAGATCGACGTCTCCGGCCTCTGGGGCGCAGTTGAGGGCTATGTGATTTCGGCGCTGGAAGCCCCACGCGCCTCGATTTCCACGCTGGCCCGGCATTTTGGCTTTGATGCGGTCGAGAGCGAAGGCCGCATCCGCTGCCTGATGCGCGGCCGGATCGCCATTGCCACGATCACGCCCGACAGCATGGTCGCGCCCTCCTCGGCGCAGGGTGACGTGATGGAACTGACCCGGGCGCAGGAAACCGAACTGCCGCAGGCGCTCAAATGGCAGGTCGCCCGCGCTGATGAGGATTATGACGCGGCGCAGGTCGAGGCCCGGCGCATCACGGTCGACACCACGAGGATCGCCGCCGAGGCGTTTCCGATGGCAGTGCCGCCCGAAGAGGCCGAACGCCGCTGTCGTCGCGCGCTGATGGAGGCTTGGGTCGGACGCGAAAGTGCGGTGTTTCGCCTGCCACCCTCGCGGCTGGCGCTGGACCCCTGCGATGTGATCCTGCTCGATCACGATGGCCGCCTGACCGAGATGCGGCTGGTCTCCATCGCGGATTCTGATCTGCGCAGCGTCGACGCCGTGCGCCAGGATCGGGCCGTCTATGACCTGCCACCCGGCGAACCACGGGAATGTCCCGACCGATGTTGAAGTTCGTTATCTGAAGGGTGGCGTTGCTCTCCCTGAGCCGTAGGCTCGGGGTGTTCAATCCAGATGGAGAGCAACACCATGAAAACATCTACCACATCCCCGCTGGCCCTGGCCAGCAAGGCCGAGCTGACGGCGGCAGTCGAAGAGGCCCGTGATGCGGTCGGGGCGAGCTTCGAGCGGTTCTGCCTGGTCGCGGGTCTCGCCAGCCTGACGCAGATGCTGGAGGAGGACGCGACGGCGCTGGCCGGGGCCCCGCATGCGCGCAGTGCCGACAAGCAGGGGTATCGCTGGGCCGCACGCGGGGCCCGGTGGGCTTTCACGGTGGCAAGGTGGAACTGGAGCGTCCGCGGGTGCGATCAAAAACCACCGGCAAGGAGCTGTCGCTGCCAAGCTGGCAGGAAGCTGCGCAGGCCGGCTGGCTGGAGCAATGGGCGATGAGCCTGATGCTGATGAATGTCGCCACGCGCAAAGTCGGCCGCGCCGTGCGTCTGCCCGAGGCCGGGGTGCCGTCCGAGGCGGGATCGGGGCTGTCGAAATCCGCAGTCTCACGGCGGTTCAAGGCGCTGACCCAGGCGCGCATGGACGCATGGATGGCCTCTGATCTGTCTGCGCTCGACCTGCTGGTGATCCAGATCGATGGTCTGCACATGGGGGACAACCTGCTGATGCTGGGCGCGATCGGGATCGATGCCGACGGCCGGAAACACCCGCTGGGCGTGGTCGAAGGCGCGACGGAGAACGCTGCGACCGTGCAGGCGTTGTTGGACAACCTGATCGAGCGTGGGCTCGAACCCGCAGTCTGTCGGCTGTTCATCGTAGATGGCGCCAAGGCCCTGACCAAGGCGATCCGCCGGACCTTTGGCGCGGACATTCCGATCCAGCGCTGCCAGGTCCACAAGGCTCGCAACATCACCGAGCGACTCAATCCCAAGCTTCACGCCGCTGTCCGCCGCGCCCTGCGCCAGGCCTGGGAGCTCGATGATGCCGACAAGGCCGAACGTCTTCTGCGCACCCTCGCGCGCCGCCTCGAACTCGAGGCGCCCGGCGTGTCGAAGAGCATCCTCGAGGGCCTCGACGAGATCCTCACCGTGACCCGCCTCGGCCTGCCGCCCGAACTGCGCCGCTCACTGGCTTCGACAAACATCGTCGAGTCTATGAACGCGGTGATCAGACAGGTCTGCCGGAACGTGAAGCGCTGGCGCGACGCGAAAATGGCGCTGCGCTGGACCGCTGCGGGCATGCTCGAGGCCGCCAAGGGCTTTCGTCGCCTCAAGGCCCACAAGCAATTGCCCGTCCTCAAGGCAGCACTGGAGAAGCATCGCTCCAAACCCGAAGACGCCGTTGACCAGGTGGCAGATGCCGCGTAACCCTGAAATCAGCAGCGTCCCCCGTCGCGCTTTTCAACATCGAGCGGGACATTCCCCGAACCACGCCCTGCCTCACTCTCGACGCCGACAGTCTTTGGTGCCCCGGATGTGGTCTTGCTGGACCTACCGCAGCTGCGTGAGGATCAACCGGCGCATCGGCCCTTCGTTGCAGCCTACGCCAAACCATGGCCGGGAGAGATTGCGGTCTATCGCAGCGCCGCCACAGATGGCTTTGCTTTGCTGACAACATTTGGCAGCCGCGCCCGGATCGGGGTTCTGGCAGAAGGCTTCTATGCCGGGCCGGTGTCGCGCTTTAATCTTGGCAATGCGCTGGTCATCGATCTCTTCTCGGGCACGCTGGAAAGCGTCACGGACATCACCTTGCTCGGCGGCGCGAATGCGCTGGCCGTTGAAAGCGGCGCAGGGCAGTGGGAGATCGTCCAGGCAGGCACAGCCGAGCTGATCGCACCAGGGCGGTACAGGCTGACCCGCCTCCTGCGCGGCCAGCGCGGAACCGAAGGGGCGATGGTCAGCATGGTGCCGACCGGCGCGCGGGTTGTCGTGTTGGACACCACGCTGGCATCGCTGCCGATATCGGAAGCCGACCTCGGTCTGCCATGGAACTGGCGCATCGGCCCAGCCTCTCGTCCGGTCAGCGACGAGACCTTTGTCGCCGCCACGTTCACACCCGAAGGTGCTGGACTGCGGCCGTTCTCGGTCGCCCATGTTGAGCAGCCGTGGCGCACCGCCCGCAGTCCCGGCGATCTGACCATTCGCTGGACGCGCCGGTCGCGGTCGCTTGCGGCCGACAGCTGGGGTGCAGGCGATGTGCCCTTGGCAGAAGACTTTGAGGCTTATGCGCTCGATATTCTGGACGGGTCAATTGTCAAGCGATCCTTGACGACTGCCACGACCTCTGCCCTCTACACCGCCGCCCAGCAGACCGCCGATTGGGGCACTCCCTTCGGCCCGGGCCAATTCCTCGCAATCCGCATTTATCAACTCTCGGCCCTGATCGGCCGGGGCGCTGGCCGATCTGTCACCCTCACCTTCTGAAAGCAGGACCATGTCCGACATCACCACTCACCTCCTACTGCCATACATCCTGGCATCGCAGGCCCAAAAGCATGTGACCCATAACGAGGCGCTGCGGCTGCTCGACGGGCTGATCCAGCTTTCCGTTCTCGACCGGGATCAGACCGCGCCGCCCGGCAGCCCCGCCGATGGCGACCGCTACATCGTTGCTTCGGGCGCAACCGGCGACTGGGCGGGCTGGGACCTGAACGTGGCGCTCCGGACAGATGGC harbors:
- a CDS encoding DUF2163 domain-containing protein: MKSLSPALQAHLDDGTTTLSWCWRISRADGVALGFTDHDRALGFDGTEFEPESGFAASEIRSGSDLAVDAQDASGVLTSDRITETDIVDGRWDNAAVELWRVNWADTSQRVLLRRGGVGQIRRGRMAFVAEVRSLAHVLGQTVGRTFQAGCDAALGDARCGINLENAVYKGFGVVTDLLRDRAFMASGMPGFNAGWFTSGTVTWTNGANAGRITEVLAHGLTDAIATLTLLEAPVRAIAEGDSFIARAGCDKRIATCGAKFGNTANFRGFPNIPGQDAVLRYASQDGGHEGNVL
- a CDS encoding NlpC/P60 family protein, coding for MPEVEIIDPALVIATARSWLGTPYHDQASLRGVGCDCLGLARGVWRDVVGDEPFPIPPYSRDWGETGPNEVLAEGARRMMPEVAVSDAGPGALVLFRMAPRAIAKHVGILTGSDHFIHAYERLGVVEEILTPAWARRIAFAFLFPRSSNI
- a CDS encoding DUF2460 domain-containing protein — its product is MAFHEVRFPDNISRGARGGPERRTQIVELASGDEERNASWANSRRRFDVAYGIRRADDLALVVAFFEARNGRLHGFRYKDWADYKSCMPSQAVAPTDQPIGTGNGAVTTFALLKRYTSGAQSWTRAIAKPVAGSVRLALNGVEQMTGWSVDTATGSVTFAATPGAGIAITAGFEFDVPVRFDTDTLDVTLDIERLGSITSIPLLEIRR
- a CDS encoding helix-turn-helix domain-containing protein, whose product is MTTTIHPDALKYYRDRKHWTQEQLAEATKGKNRVSLPTIKRIESTKDGTYAANDRVAEGLAKALGVTLDVLSKPPTDEAEREASLRQFGYRPLRMMLDAETAMAFNMVQHIYGIPIHSQIVMAPLFAALLAEGSLTWRRERVAEIEDAAATLMALGGGHFSFANSAYRAEDGASCEKICIENRDLFGKDVPDDVYDLGYDPSQNNPFADYIKNFANEMDAKTVSFEGDWSTSSWKTSEGMPEYRIGADLIHELTGEDPDAEYALLRGHVRLKDIPGDMLGNDNEVERVAWIISRIPEDELAKRKKDREELMSLIGDIDISGSAVNSHEAEENNDA